A window of the Candidatus Bathyarchaeia archaeon genome harbors these coding sequences:
- a CDS encoding NosD domain-containing protein, whose product MLSNKSLFIQSLRENTKFLKTGKLLLIIWLLLVIPFIIHIQPTSGATIRVPTQYARIKDAVNAAVTGDTIQVDPGIYYENDIFIDVTITALTIIGANPQTTIIDGMGNGTIFSIDGTNVQITGFTIRNPGNNNNAIASEKPGPSASNDFHRFTNNIITTSAYGISLSLSNRNTIFNNTFTDNPFGAITLSNSATNNITGNIIKDSAYGIRIFNSATNTIASNQITLTSYSIHISGATSTGVAIRNNVFAGRTAGVYSSSGTTTIERNTIIDGSAAIYLQGTSATVNYNKVLNSSYGIRLYYSSATTSSHNIRNNKITDSDWAIELTNSNGNTFQANWLQDNTYGLFMSFSSSNLFYRNNFVNNALQAYAGTGSNTWSSGGQGNYWSDYTGIDANGNGIGDTPYLISPIGQDSSPLMDTWSEHDVAIESVNTDATQAYVGTIINITVMVKNKGRIGAAETFTVTAKYNTTAIQTRTVTNLAAGSNQNLTFNWNTAQLNRGNYTISAEASLVTDELNSDNNKRNDGAVRLRESLAGDINHDDTVNNLDLSLLTQAFGATPQSGNWNPDADLNTDNIIDAEDLRILGENYGRTA is encoded by the coding sequence ATGCTTTCTAACAAGTCCTTATTCATCCAAAGCCTCCGCGAAAACACAAAATTCCTGAAAACAGGAAAACTCCTACTAATTATTTGGCTCTTGTTGGTCATCCCCTTCATAATTCATATCCAGCCAACATCAGGCGCAACCATACGCGTCCCAACACAATACGCGAGAATAAAAGATGCAGTAAACGCAGCAGTGACAGGAGACACCATTCAAGTAGATCCCGGCATCTACTATGAAAATGACATATTCATAGATGTCACCATAACTGCCTTGACCATAATAGGTGCAAACCCCCAGACCACAATAATCGACGGAATGGGAAACGGCACAATCTTCAGCATAGACGGAACCAACGTGCAAATCACCGGATTCACAATCCGCAACCCAGGAAACAACAACAACGCCATAGCATCGGAGAAACCAGGGCCTTCAGCCAGCAACGATTTCCACAGATTCACCAATAACATCATAACGACAAGCGCATACGGCATATCCCTCAGTCTCTCAAACCGAAACACAATATTCAACAACACTTTCACCGACAACCCCTTTGGAGCCATAACCCTGAGCAACTCCGCCACCAACAACATAACAGGAAACATCATTAAAGACAGCGCCTACGGCATCAGAATATTCAACTCAGCCACAAACACAATCGCATCAAACCAAATAACACTCACATCATACTCCATACACATATCCGGAGCAACATCAACAGGCGTCGCCATAAGGAACAACGTGTTTGCCGGAAGAACCGCAGGTGTATACTCAAGCTCAGGCACGACAACCATTGAACGCAACACAATAATCGACGGCTCAGCAGCAATATATCTGCAAGGCACATCCGCCACGGTAAACTATAACAAGGTTCTAAACAGTTCATACGGCATACGACTCTACTACTCATCAGCAACAACCTCAAGCCACAACATCAGAAACAACAAAATAACAGACTCCGACTGGGCAATAGAACTCACAAACTCAAACGGCAACACATTCCAAGCCAACTGGCTCCAAGACAACACATACGGCCTTTTCATGTCATTCTCAAGCTCAAACCTCTTCTACAGAAACAACTTCGTCAACAACGCTTTACAAGCATACGCAGGAACAGGATCAAACACATGGAGCAGCGGCGGCCAAGGCAACTACTGGAGCGACTACACCGGCATCGACGCAAATGGAAACGGAATAGGCGACACCCCATACCTAATATCACCAATAGGCCAAGACAGCTCTCCTCTAATGGACACGTGGAGCGAACACGACGTAGCAATAGAAAGTGTAAACACAGACGCAACCCAAGCCTACGTTGGAACAATCATAAACATCACGGTCATGGTCAAAAACAAAGGAAGAATAGGCGCAGCAGAAACTTTCACCGTCACAGCCAAATACAACACAACCGCCATCCAAACCAGAACAGTCACCAACTTAGCAGCAGGCTCAAACCAAAACTTAACCTTCAACTGGAACACAGCACAACTCAACCGAGGCAACTACACCATAAGCGCAGAAGCCAGCCTAGTGACAGACGAACTCAACAGCGACAACAACAAACGCAATGATGGCGCAGTAAGACTGAGAGAATCTCTGGCAGGAGACATCAACCACGACGACACAGTCAACAACCTAGACTTAAGCCTACTCACCCAAGCATTCGGCGCCACACCGCAAAGCGGCAACTGGAACCCCGACGCAGACCTAAACACAGACAACATAATCGACGCTGAAGACCTACGCATACTCGGCGAAAACTACGGCAGAACCGCCTAA
- a CDS encoding glycosyltransferase family 2 protein: MIVACIPAHNEEKTIARVILEAQKYVSSVIVCDDGSTDLTGTIAHRLGALVIHHEENLGYGAALRSLFKKAKEMEADVVLTLDADGQHDPGEIPNLIEPVLEHKADIVFGSRFLQKHNRVPTYRRFGIKLLTKMSNGSLKNGVSDAQCGFRVYNKAAIQKLELSEEGMGISAEILRKAKQLDLRIAEVPVQVNYKTVESSSQNPVSHGLGVLSTIIRLVVEERPLLCLGVPGAILLAIGVGFGIWTLQLFTIERRIVTNVALASISFALVGIFTLFTAITLYAIARLFQKQAAQRS, encoded by the coding sequence TTGATAGTCGCATGCATCCCAGCACACAACGAAGAGAAAACAATAGCCCGCGTCATCTTAGAGGCGCAAAAATATGTCTCCTCGGTAATTGTATGCGATGATGGCTCAACCGATTTAACCGGCACTATTGCCCACAGGCTAGGCGCTCTGGTTATTCATCATGAAGAAAACCTAGGCTACGGAGCTGCTTTGCGCAGTCTATTTAAGAAAGCTAAGGAAATGGAAGCCGATGTAGTGTTAACCCTTGATGCAGACGGTCAACACGATCCCGGCGAAATCCCAAATTTAATCGAGCCCGTCTTGGAGCATAAAGCTGACATAGTGTTCGGTTCACGATTCCTCCAAAAACACAATCGCGTTCCAACATATCGACGCTTCGGCATAAAACTGTTGACCAAAATGAGCAACGGGTCACTCAAGAACGGTGTCTCCGATGCGCAATGCGGCTTCAGAGTGTACAACAAAGCCGCAATTCAAAAACTCGAACTATCCGAGGAAGGCATGGGAATTAGCGCAGAAATACTTCGGAAAGCCAAACAACTAGACTTGAGAATCGCAGAAGTGCCAGTGCAAGTAAACTACAAGACCGTGGAATCCTCAAGCCAGAATCCAGTTAGTCATGGTCTGGGCGTTCTGTCAACAATTATTCGGCTAGTTGTTGAAGAAAGACCTCTTTTGTGCCTGGGCGTTCCTGGCGCTATCCTTCTAGCTATTGGAGTAGGCTTCGGGATCTGGACGCTCCAGCTGTTCACCATTGAAAGGCGTATAGTTACAAACGTGGCATTGGCTTCAATTTCTTTCGCCCTTGTGGGGATATTCACCTTGTTTACAGCCATAACACTGTACGCCATCGCGAGACTATTCCAAAAGCAAGCTGCTCAACGTTCTTGA
- a CDS encoding class I SAM-dependent methyltransferase, with amino-acid sequence MGYSEKDYWDQAAQEFDSFYSEEKAALKRTIDKIFRKAMTERFHLTLEECKNVKGKQIVDVGCGSGRLAVELAKRGAYVTGIDFSQKMIDMAKTMAEEAGVQGNCTFIRDDYADHVFKQKFDISIALGFFDYTKDPAFFVKKMRSMTTGKCITSFPAKLAFQVPLRMIWLRCRNCPVYFYTKNQLKRLFAPHFSHYKIKNISAVYFCVASV; translated from the coding sequence ATGGGATATTCAGAGAAAGATTACTGGGACCAGGCGGCCCAAGAGTTCGATTCGTTCTACAGTGAAGAGAAAGCCGCGTTGAAGAGGACGATTGACAAGATTTTCCGCAAAGCCATGACTGAAAGATTCCATCTCACGCTTGAAGAATGCAAAAACGTAAAGGGAAAACAGATAGTCGACGTAGGCTGCGGAAGCGGCCGATTAGCTGTGGAACTGGCAAAAAGAGGTGCCTATGTAACCGGCATCGACTTCTCCCAGAAAATGATCGACATGGCAAAAACAATGGCTGAGGAAGCAGGGGTACAAGGCAACTGTACATTCATACGGGACGATTATGCAGACCACGTTTTCAAACAGAAATTTGACATCTCGATCGCCTTAGGATTCTTTGACTACACCAAAGATCCCGCTTTTTTTGTCAAGAAAATGAGATCGATGACCACAGGGAAATGCATAACATCCTTTCCAGCAAAGCTTGCATTTCAAGTTCCACTTCGAATGATCTGGTTGCGCTGCAGAAACTGCCCGGTTTATTTCTACACCAAAAACCAGCTAAAACGTCTTTTTGCTCCACACTTTTCACACTATAAAATAAAGAACATTAGCGCTGTGTACTTCTGCGTGGCTTCTGTCTAG
- a CDS encoding type II toxin-antitoxin system VapC family toxin, whose protein sequence is MRFLETNIFLYVITAHPNFGSVAKAIFQRIEEGEAAATSSLVVAEVCAWLEYHKLDDKIGLLFKILQSYSTLTVIETTYNDEVKAKDLESHYPKLEFFDRVYLAQMNRLKIPEIYSNDKGFDKVKEIKRLFH, encoded by the coding sequence TTGAGATTCCTAGAGACAAACATTTTTCTATACGTTATAACAGCTCATCCAAATTTCGGTTCAGTTGCTAAAGCTATCTTTCAAAGGATCGAGGAAGGAGAAGCAGCAGCAACTTCGAGTCTCGTGGTAGCCGAAGTGTGTGCATGGCTTGAATACCATAAATTGGATGACAAAATCGGTCTTCTTTTCAAAATTCTGCAGTCCTATTCAACCTTAACTGTTATAGAAACCACATATAATGATGAAGTTAAGGCTAAAGATTTAGAGTCTCATTATCCAAAACTGGAATTTTTCGACAGAGTTTATCTTGCTCAAATGAACAGACTAAAAATCCCAGAAATATATTCTAACGACAAAGGCTTCGACAAAGTAAAGGAAATTAAGAGACTCTTTCACTAG
- a CDS encoding AbrB/MazE/SpoVT family DNA-binding domain-containing protein codes for MREVCVDKKYRIVLPKELRKPFGVTAGSILEAESRKGVIILKPKVPIQKPTEALWGMAKGIVEESPKKVARKAIAKQSRLEQIS; via the coding sequence ATGAGAGAGGTTTGTGTAGACAAAAAGTATAGGATAGTGTTGCCTAAGGAACTGCGTAAACCGTTTGGAGTTACTGCGGGTTCTATATTAGAAGCTGAATCGAGGAAGGGAGTCATTATTCTCAAACCCAAGGTTCCAATTCAAAAACCCACAGAAGCCCTATGGGGCATGGCTAAGGGAATAGTGGAGGAAAGCCCGAAGAAAGTTGCGCGCAAAGCTATTGCCAAACAATCTAGGCTGGAGCAGATAAGTTGA
- a CDS encoding S8 family serine peptidase produces the protein MQKPQWADQDNNAIADTLDTEILQRTFNQTADNYANVTVMLKNPPTFQNADLFTQNNGYLITQPWTHALYGFGGHIPYNQINNYIQADQNVLLIEKQQRSQAHIAYAARQIGARTYVWNNLSLQGDPQTSIAILDTGLDDSHPDFTPGYGDLNFSKKIVGWNDQISPGTTSPYDDNGHGSHVAGLATGTGFVLTNASNGNALATWSAGLGAISPSGTYIITGFMVNKTGTIRVNVKWRNAGIPGTGTMSRLSLSDGDKSLDQQFDWRTRAFVNTPSEDVWYGTTYPVSTLPAGGYNKWHILLSFAAGLGDNFYVTIRLSWPYTPPSDGYQAWTGIAPQTRLVGLKVLDNTGGGWDYQFLNAIDWIIANKETYHIVIASMSLGFGAEVTAANEAIVNLVNSGVTTIVSAGNSGGDGNNRIHTPGSVDEALTVAALNQFDNLASYSSEGGTSYYQGNTIKPDIAAPGGSFLATPLMSADTNDNDAEGTWTDFPLNDAAPMQGTSMSAPVVSGAASIVIQAMGGFSNWQYTRTQALQPKMILLMTATETYPLYREPFSAYSPTLQRGGKDQHEGYGRLNLDAAVDALLKTHQIGTTVTATLGRPPAITDIATLGQKLAWARKVQLTPDVKYNFTLTVPAGADYDLYLYNSTGTSYGEPSIVTKSTTATTGGQEQIILNNAPYNGTYYLIVKRARADTGTGTFTLRSKATPNHEITTQTVEPNPLSVYPTDTVNITVTVKNNGLSTESFNVTAFYNTTAIDTQPVWNLPPNNTTTLNFTWNTAGDAPSHYTIKAQADAVPNEYNATDNTYTYIGTVTVKLPGDANGDDTVNADDLAIFQPTFGATLTSINWNPECDFNRDNIIDARDLRLLGRNYGRAI, from the coding sequence ATGCAAAAACCACAATGGGCAGATCAAGACAACAACGCCATCGCAGACACACTTGACACAGAAATCCTACAACGAACGTTCAACCAGACAGCAGACAACTACGCAAACGTCACAGTAATGCTCAAAAACCCACCCACCTTCCAAAACGCCGACCTCTTCACACAAAACAACGGCTACCTCATCACACAACCGTGGACACACGCATTATACGGATTCGGCGGACACATACCCTACAACCAAATCAACAACTACATCCAAGCCGATCAAAACGTTCTCCTGATAGAAAAACAACAAAGAAGCCAAGCCCACATCGCCTACGCAGCAAGACAAATAGGCGCACGAACATACGTCTGGAACAACCTAAGCCTACAAGGCGACCCACAAACAAGCATAGCCATACTAGACACAGGCTTAGACGACTCACACCCAGACTTCACACCGGGCTACGGAGACCTAAACTTCAGCAAAAAAATAGTCGGCTGGAACGACCAAATCTCCCCCGGCACAACCTCACCGTACGATGATAACGGACACGGCTCACACGTAGCCGGACTAGCCACAGGAACAGGATTCGTCCTCACAAACGCCAGCAACGGCAACGCACTCGCAACATGGAGCGCCGGACTCGGAGCTATTAGCCCCTCAGGTACCTACATAATAACGGGATTCATGGTCAACAAAACTGGAACGATAAGAGTCAACGTAAAATGGAGAAATGCAGGCATCCCAGGTACTGGAACGATGAGCAGGTTAAGCCTAAGCGACGGAGACAAGTCGCTCGACCAACAATTTGATTGGCGAACAAGAGCCTTCGTTAATACACCCAGCGAAGACGTTTGGTACGGAACCACGTACCCTGTTTCCACACTGCCAGCAGGTGGATATAACAAATGGCACATCTTACTCTCCTTTGCAGCTGGCCTAGGAGACAACTTTTACGTAACCATAAGGCTGTCTTGGCCTTATACACCGCCATCTGACGGATACCAAGCTTGGACAGGCATAGCTCCACAAACAAGACTCGTGGGACTTAAAGTCCTAGATAACACTGGAGGCGGATGGGACTACCAATTCCTCAACGCAATAGACTGGATAATCGCAAACAAGGAAACATACCACATAGTAATAGCTAGCATGAGCCTAGGCTTCGGCGCCGAAGTAACTGCGGCGAACGAAGCAATAGTCAACCTCGTCAATAGCGGCGTTACAACTATAGTCTCAGCTGGCAACAGCGGAGGAGACGGCAACAACAGAATCCACACACCAGGATCTGTTGACGAAGCATTAACCGTAGCCGCCTTAAACCAATTCGACAACTTAGCCTCCTATAGCAGCGAAGGCGGCACATCCTACTACCAGGGCAACACAATAAAACCCGACATCGCCGCACCAGGCGGCAGCTTCCTCGCCACACCCTTAATGAGTGCAGACACAAACGACAACGACGCCGAAGGCACATGGACAGACTTTCCACTCAACGACGCAGCACCAATGCAAGGAACATCCATGTCCGCACCCGTAGTCTCAGGCGCAGCAAGCATAGTTATACAAGCCATGGGCGGATTCTCCAACTGGCAATACACCAGAACCCAAGCCCTACAACCCAAAATGATACTGCTAATGACAGCCACAGAAACCTACCCATTATATCGCGAACCCTTCTCAGCATATTCACCCACGCTGCAACGCGGCGGCAAAGACCAACACGAAGGATACGGCAGACTCAACCTCGACGCAGCCGTAGACGCACTACTAAAAACACACCAAATCGGAACCACTGTCACAGCCACCTTAGGAAGACCACCCGCAATCACAGACATAGCCACGCTTGGGCAAAAACTCGCATGGGCACGAAAAGTCCAGCTTACACCCGACGTCAAATACAACTTCACGCTAACCGTGCCAGCAGGCGCCGACTACGACCTATACCTCTACAACAGCACAGGCACCTCTTACGGAGAACCAAGCATCGTAACGAAAAGCACAACCGCCACAACAGGAGGACAAGAACAAATAATACTCAACAACGCACCCTACAACGGAACCTACTACCTCATAGTCAAAAGAGCCCGAGCAGACACAGGAACCGGCACATTCACCCTGCGAAGCAAAGCAACACCAAACCACGAAATAACCACCCAAACAGTCGAACCAAATCCACTCTCAGTTTACCCCACCGACACGGTGAACATAACAGTCACAGTCAAGAATAATGGGCTAAGCACAGAATCATTCAACGTAACCGCATTCTACAACACCACAGCCATTGACACCCAACCAGTTTGGAATCTACCCCCCAACAACACAACAACCCTCAACTTTACATGGAACACAGCAGGAGATGCCCCAAGCCACTACACCATCAAAGCACAAGCAGACGCAGTGCCAAACGAATACAACGCCACAGACAACACCTACACATACATAGGAACAGTCACAGTCAAGCTACCAGGTGACGCAAACGGCGACGACACAGTGAACGCAGACGACCTTGCCATCTTCCAACCAACGTTCGGCGCCACGCTAACCTCAATCAACTGGAATCCCGAATGCGACTTCAACAGAGACAACATCATAGACGCCCGCGACCTCAGACTGTTAGGCAGAAACTACGGCAGAGCAATATAA
- a CDS encoding DegT/DnrJ/EryC1/StrS family aminotransferase, protein MSRKEIPPVKPYFPPEDVQTIQKDVEKILNSGMLTLGEYTRRFEEEYAKLCGTKHAVAVNSGTSALEIVLRALGLKPSDEVLVPTNTFSATAAVVVIVGGKPVFTDISAESLCIDAESVQKNLTNKTKAVIAVHIGGLVCPDIKAIREICEDHKILLVEDAAHAQGSLLERKAAGSFGKAGCFSFYPTKVITTGEGGIITTDSSDLAQKAMVLRDQGKENFSSNIIIEIGYNWRMDEISAAIGLTQLHRLPDFIKRRNGIAHYFDKNLANAGGLKPLRIPENAVSNYYKYVAFVAPEIQRDMFKQRLREKGVRPSGEVYWPPLHMEPVYKRLLEVKEGDFPVAEDLCARMVCLPMYSQMTFDEAEYVVEKVKEVLAEI, encoded by the coding sequence ATGAGCCGTAAGGAGATTCCGCCAGTCAAACCGTATTTCCCGCCTGAAGACGTCCAGACCATCCAGAAAGACGTTGAGAAAATCTTGAACTCGGGAATGCTGACTCTCGGCGAATATACAAGGCGTTTTGAGGAAGAATACGCCAAACTGTGCGGGACCAAGCATGCCGTCGCTGTGAACTCAGGAACCTCTGCCCTTGAGATTGTTTTGCGTGCGTTGGGTCTAAAACCAAGCGACGAGGTTTTGGTTCCAACTAATACATTTAGCGCCACTGCAGCTGTTGTTGTCATCGTTGGTGGGAAACCTGTTTTTACGGACATTAGTGCAGAGTCGCTTTGCATAGATGCTGAAAGTGTGCAAAAGAATCTGACAAACAAAACGAAGGCAGTGATTGCGGTACACATTGGCGGATTAGTCTGTCCAGATATCAAAGCAATTCGAGAAATATGCGAAGATCACAAGATCTTATTGGTAGAAGATGCGGCTCACGCGCAAGGCAGCTTATTGGAGAGGAAGGCTGCAGGTTCATTTGGCAAAGCGGGCTGCTTTAGTTTCTATCCAACTAAGGTAATTACCACCGGCGAAGGCGGAATTATCACAACGGACAGCAGTGACTTGGCTCAAAAAGCAATGGTACTACGTGATCAGGGAAAAGAGAACTTCAGCAGCAACATCATAATTGAAATAGGCTACAATTGGAGAATGGACGAAATTAGCGCTGCTATCGGGTTAACGCAACTTCATCGCCTTCCCGACTTTATCAAACGTCGAAACGGGATAGCGCATTATTTTGACAAGAATCTTGCGAATGCGGGTGGACTCAAGCCTTTGCGCATTCCCGAGAATGCGGTAAGCAATTACTACAAGTACGTGGCTTTTGTCGCGCCTGAAATCCAGCGTGACATGTTTAAGCAAAGGCTGCGGGAGAAAGGCGTGAGGCCCAGCGGTGAGGTGTATTGGCCACCGTTGCACATGGAGCCGGTCTACAAGCGTTTGCTTGAGGTTAAGGAAGGCGACTTTCCAGTGGCTGAAGACCTGTGTGCGAGGATGGTTTGCTTGCCCATGTATAGTCAGATGACGTTTGATGAAGCTGAATATGTAGTTGAAAAAGTCAAAGAGGTTTTGGCGGAAATTTGA
- a CDS encoding polysaccharide deacetylase family protein — protein MLNILTIDLEELHHAEYVRAKSFERKDDNSKNDLERTLTLLRKHNVQATFFVVGELVEKHPELLSSIREDDHEVAFHAFYHEPMWQKSAETFRLEIDKFNKITGEPSLGFRAPSFSVDERTIWVLDVLEEAGFKYDSSIFPARTPLYGVTNAPLKPYKPSHEKVNVEDNDAELWEFPLHVHKLAFLRFPMAGGFYLRFLPTWLMARSVGKANDDGRPAVIYAHTWELNPETPKLNLGLYRSFVTFHNLKKTVSRLDRLLSKFKFSSVENYMNKVGLL, from the coding sequence ATGCTGAACATTCTGACAATCGATCTGGAAGAATTACACCACGCGGAATATGTCAGAGCAAAGTCCTTTGAGCGCAAAGATGACAATTCGAAAAACGACCTCGAAAGAACCTTAACCCTACTTCGAAAACACAACGTACAAGCAACTTTTTTTGTTGTTGGCGAACTAGTGGAAAAACACCCGGAGCTCCTTTCTTCGATAAGAGAGGATGATCATGAAGTGGCTTTTCACGCGTTTTACCACGAACCGATGTGGCAGAAATCTGCTGAAACCTTTAGACTTGAAATTGACAAGTTCAACAAGATCACAGGCGAGCCGAGCCTAGGCTTCCGTGCGCCATCTTTCTCCGTCGACGAAAGGACCATATGGGTTCTAGACGTGCTCGAAGAGGCAGGGTTCAAATATGATTCGAGCATTTTCCCTGCGAGAACTCCCCTTTATGGTGTCACTAACGCTCCATTGAAGCCCTACAAACCAAGCCATGAAAAAGTAAATGTTGAAGACAATGACGCGGAGTTATGGGAATTCCCCCTCCACGTGCATAAGTTGGCCTTTCTACGATTTCCAATGGCGGGAGGCTTCTATCTCCGTTTTCTACCCACGTGGCTCATGGCTAGATCTGTAGGAAAGGCAAACGATGACGGCCGCCCTGCTGTGATATACGCTCACACATGGGAACTCAATCCAGAGACTCCGAAGCTTAATCTTGGACTGTACAGGTCATTTGTAACCTTTCACAATTTGAAAAAAACCGTGTCAAGACTAGATCGACTGCTGTCCAAGTTCAAGTTCTCCAGCGTGGAAAACTACATGAATAAAGTGGGACTACTCTGA
- a CDS encoding glycosyltransferase family 4 protein — translation MNVLLAAEYYLANPDFVRLGEELALRNHNVTVASSLRPVDRFPSKTNVKLSEINPIISIYRIPHTLSFPVSKICRTAKAHNSDVIHAINDHSTNVATAALVAVATRRPFVYTIQGPGTRTGNPLVDTVVSTYDLTFERWMAKQARKVILLSGGLFSTVEKLRVRKEKVAVVPSGIDSTIYDRERSEVKKEATKLRNELEIGDEVVIGFAGRLVPAKGLTYLFSAVKQIEDKHPNIVLLIVGDGAQRNELEALAKGMKIRTIFAGWQRNILPFYALMDIFVLPSLYEGLPNVVLEAMAMKTAVVATDVGGNPDVLANDENGFLVPVKNVPKLASALATLVEDEALRERMGITNRQKVESDFQWSRTVEKIEKIYYEVV, via the coding sequence TTGAACGTTTTGTTGGCAGCTGAATACTACCTAGCAAACCCTGATTTTGTGAGGTTAGGAGAAGAGCTTGCCCTGAGAAACCACAACGTGACTGTTGCGTCGTCCCTAAGACCGGTGGATCGTTTTCCATCAAAGACTAATGTTAAACTATCCGAAATCAACCCTATAATTTCAATCTACAGAATCCCCCACACACTATCATTTCCCGTAAGCAAAATCTGCAGAACAGCCAAAGCTCACAACAGCGACGTGATTCATGCCATAAACGATCACTCCACGAATGTAGCTACTGCCGCCTTAGTTGCTGTCGCTACAAGGAGACCATTTGTGTACACAATTCAAGGCCCAGGCACACGAACTGGGAATCCACTAGTGGACACCGTTGTCTCGACTTATGATCTGACCTTTGAACGATGGATGGCTAAACAAGCTAGGAAGGTTATTTTGCTCTCAGGCGGCTTGTTCTCAACTGTGGAGAAGTTAAGGGTTAGGAAGGAAAAGGTCGCCGTTGTTCCCTCGGGCATTGATTCCACGATCTACGATCGTGAGCGTTCTGAAGTGAAAAAAGAGGCAACAAAGCTAAGGAACGAATTGGAAATCGGAGATGAAGTGGTTATAGGCTTCGCTGGAAGACTGGTTCCAGCCAAAGGCTTGACTTACCTTTTCTCAGCTGTCAAGCAAATCGAAGACAAGCATCCCAATATCGTACTTCTCATCGTTGGAGACGGCGCTCAGAGAAACGAATTGGAAGCATTAGCTAAGGGCATGAAGATAAGAACCATTTTTGCAGGTTGGCAGCGCAACATACTGCCCTTCTATGCTTTGATGGATATCTTTGTTTTGCCTTCTCTGTATGAAGGACTGCCAAATGTGGTTCTTGAAGCTATGGCCATGAAAACAGCTGTGGTGGCAACTGACGTGGGAGGTAACCCGGATGTTCTCGCTAATGACGAAAACGGATTCCTTGTACCCGTGAAGAATGTTCCAAAGCTTGCTTCGGCTTTAGCGACACTTGTGGAGGATGAGGCTTTGCGTGAGAGAATGGGCATCACGAATAGGCAAAAGGTCGAGAGCGATTTTCAGTGGAGCCGCACGGTTGAGAAGATTGAAAAGATTTATTATGAAGTCGTCTAA
- a CDS encoding exosortase/archaeosortase family protein gives MKNLKLHSTFRDKVNAFLILAFMPLLPLMYYRYAYFNDPVGSLIPLYGLLIIAMKKDQFSNLMLSANHFQRVIGIIIVVSSFFIYYAIAPIIPTAGFYGLANYTVYLLGLLLAFFKISAFKQAFSALFLITASGFTGLTFRWIEYQITPTVPNYVSLFSSVLGVFGINNAVRTPLSIDLYTPQGRLPVYFEAGCLGIYSVIVFSIIIVVTMVETPVSKRTKLLWSFAGAIGVYLLNIVRLLIVVASMYFYGYDFGQQVHQVIGYALFLSWLAIFLLLFNKRQTIIGKVQLVQRKFTDSLNRAI, from the coding sequence TTGAAAAACCTAAAGTTACACAGCACGTTCAGGGACAAGGTAAACGCGTTTCTAATCCTTGCCTTTATGCCCCTGCTTCCCCTGATGTACTACAGATACGCCTACTTCAACGACCCGGTCGGATCCCTCATACCCTTATATGGCCTCCTCATAATCGCAATGAAAAAAGACCAGTTTTCAAACCTTATGTTATCCGCAAACCACTTTCAAAGAGTCATCGGCATCATCATCGTTGTCAGCAGCTTTTTCATCTACTATGCAATTGCACCCATCATTCCAACCGCAGGCTTTTACGGACTGGCAAACTACACTGTCTATCTGTTAGGTCTCCTTCTGGCGTTCTTCAAAATCTCAGCGTTCAAGCAAGCATTTTCAGCCCTTTTCTTAATAACAGCCAGCGGTTTCACAGGTCTAACATTCCGATGGATTGAATATCAAATAACGCCCACCGTTCCCAACTATGTATCTCTGTTCTCCTCTGTACTGGGGGTCTTCGGAATCAACAATGCAGTACGCACTCCATTGTCCATCGACCTCTACACTCCACAGGGTCGTTTGCCCGTATATTTCGAAGCCGGATGTTTAGGAATCTATAGCGTCATCGTCTTTTCAATAATCATCGTAGTAACAATGGTTGAGACGCCAGTCAGCAAACGAACAAAGTTGTTATGGTCTTTTGCTGGCGCGATAGGCGTTTACCTCCTCAACATTGTTAGACTGCTCATAGTTGTCGCGTCCATGTATTTTTACGGCTACGACTTCGGACAACAGGTCCACCAAGTCATAGGCTACGCTCTATTCCTATCGTGGCTCGCAATCTTTCTCTTACTCTTCAATAAACGACAGACCATCATTGGCAAAGTCCAACTAGTTCAACGAAAATTCACGGATAGCCTCAACCGAGCAATCTAG